A stretch of the Equus quagga isolate Etosha38 chromosome 9, UCLA_HA_Equagga_1.0, whole genome shotgun sequence genome encodes the following:
- the ICE1 gene encoding little elongation complex subunit 1 has protein sequence MMPGETHSAAPGTAADLSRCQGCASLQQNLNEYVEALITLKQKIINTDNLLTEYQKKCDELQFARRENSTLHHQVEQMLQKISPLQKCQEELGSLKAELEEKKSSLKLYQDTHQEYARVKEECLKTDAQKKKLEAKVKKLEEAAVKQTQDFKQLRNEKKILEKEFKKTQERLDEFSKQKNEKELRHIGTQISSDSYGSIDKRKVKLLLKELWLCINTTHKLPGEGSRCVPEKPAKENLTSGESREDDVPPPVGGSPLRASAVQTCLAELSMEIEGDFSACKNVGKERPGGAVDHNDRVFTEDQNPEVLMQRNEDDSTDFSDHDHFFDEDLQAAVDFFKLPPPLLSPVPSPPLVSLPHLGTLPSSLAPETYFGEYTDSSDNDSAQHRNSESISEDETPESQDCFGSSRKNKGSGTWEETLKSHEATQVLSTFEVNEVTNVGFGTFRAPLREPSTTYSSACEKHWTVSSDFMSNGQRGSLDEAKRQREVREVDKSVQTEDTLHKPVGSESVDSLSSILAQEKEVAPGTSHVCYSPFGKRPLNELMESEGKTLLSKRIGSPKSGFTKWTLTNEVTSESDRISVSDHFQGISGELEKERKDIQGFVLGESPESEEDAGDAMDGPGLDVEAASSSCSTSGASSVCSNPQSSSGLEYGNDTRVPTEVIPAELHHSEQRLQAKTLHRLYLQSEPPECSVGENDLETTSHALSTMLRASHFNDQSSSAVECTKVVKGMTKVCSLPQSIFMKATKDGQCESQDPRVELTLNQSDFTSLVESRSDLIKNGFGFVKSTSWHHSDLLRRSGEERLRAKSEHEQKTNYQLQKTMLSLENRGSASTPDLTEGSNNPVGLKAAPSLLPNQVSVITKQTRPETAPSAVSGHLRPHRTEPTLATENVGNTTGYGSSVGRRVGEGEDTTWKTKEAAAAKRTSPQVSTSWRKLDFDSPSGFSPVENSRRSANSKFSFSCENIPVQNQKVVTETAVQEEVQKQSPCLHAANPDLSGVDGEKQLPGMEVPVSGAFPVEEMPCGNTVGSDGETLAVSKASPSVQQSPKETLELPSPAPGSASPEVLGTASPAFSSAIGRKEEEPHAVPQSGLAGTLYCYTGIREAGGGDTEVEESEAPSCSEGENEPEAAVGSGQQGAVNASRKDSRATGAAAAETRPSAEVGYLTSALQDFNISTFSEIDRLSTSEVVMFLESCQLRDYSSGDSVSECSSKGTLKKEMNKELKQSEILGEKYRKQLCEEETLETSEEWLESEEDDTGQLAQCSLETLSEVLTKLGQELQTNHEDSNGEDSGNFLLLSVRDSMTREHLEEQVPPQETAGSSSPPSVPPPPAVCLDTQAPSPSRGTSTNKNTQGRAEGNSDVSGPMDSGEEDMSEPVGPSPPCSDSGAGQTAQHSTGGEAGTTFQCQIATVTSEVINVLINKDQNLVIEKGDNWTIINGVALMPNVDQVILCNAPGDMPASPDQEGEGAGCLSVTSVKSPETDHTGPPFEETQCGGNLSCTQEDISSSGQSTNFDKSRLRNRPVKPSVRISSQIYDQNFESQIVASDHTYYNWKLEPFGKNKSRSKVSNKDQSNKLVKTLASSRAETNQSEVSQSLSGERGNAKTQRNQTQTILANADTSTPTDCSADTLSKIRQEVGPPLPPLLAPLIATPPRTSQAVSPLISSSSPSSPTSPVGQISPLCEIPVPPMMSPLPEDLGRSSLPCASPSLSTAPAGERILSSPLQFCAVTPKHALPVPGRLPAFASAHTAVAGPQENSVKILDTMYPELSARARTLNILKGNIQLTRGLPADCKNVPGPVSAITGFKAITSTSTAFVKTGSNSGGDCNQDKSRDLGTQQDSSGKRTLSMPTLRSAKRLCLDTGSPEPETGSVPTEGINKNLRRNLPPAEVVTTQEERSSLPTVNTVSHLPLNPKETVESHDKAIADALKKIAESSFDLLPVIRSHVYVGNISKKPVMRDQEKEVVYEFSTTRKHLAECLLHSILSELKVQKTSMEHSYMHALCRVYVGICRQLGDLERARLFCYSLLKEDFPESEKLTLFIANMWHDVFLSQSVINKAMQLVARQRAKGEVLNCLRAFLNWEKNAPVDVGFMVSKLLLTIQLCPNTEFQSSERFGEDLSENTWEYVLAIDLLCCHQKWVWTHDHIISKELWPVMDKWIKYRKGHANIAHTPDVIIASVLRLIGRLGQLGLKEGFPSAVKNISSVIGMFIQHAQDEDIPWGIQLAAVYALCDLSPSNPAEISKILEAWRRETSRSVPSAVVSSLEEVSALCAEELG, from the exons GAAAAGTAAAACTACTTCTGAAGGAACTCTGGCTCTGTATAAACACAACACACAAACTACCTGGTGAAGGCAGCAGATGTGTCCCAG aAAAACCTGCCAAAGAAAACCTGACGTCTGGAGAGTCCAGGGAAGATGACGTGCCCCCTCCAGTAGGAGGCAgtcctctcagggcctcagcagTGCAGACCTGTCTGGCAGAACTGTCCATGGAGATAGAGGGTGACTTCTCTGCATGTAAAAATGTGGGAAAAGAGAGACCTGGTGGAGCAGTTGACCATAATGACCGTGTTTTTACTGAGGACCAGAATCCTGAGGTTTTAATGCAGAGGAACGAAGACGACAGTACTGACTTTTCTGATCATGATCATTTTTTTGATGAAGATCTTCAAGCTGCAGTTGATTTCTTCAAACTTCCCCCGCCTCTTTTGTCTCCAGTACCATCACCCCCTCTGGTGTCCTTACCACACCTGGGCACTTTACCTTCTTCACTCGCACCT GAAACCTACTTTGGAGAATATACAGATTCCAGTGATAATGACTCGGCCCAGCATAGAAATTCTGAGTCTATTTCAGAAGATGAAACACCTGAATCACAGGATTGTTTTGGATCgtccagaaaaaataaaggaagtggTACATGGGAGGAAACACTCAAATCACATGAAGCCACCCAAGTTCTAAGTACATTTGAAGTAAATGAAGTGACAAATGTTGGGTTTGGGACATTTAGAGCACCACTGAGAGAACCTTCAACCACATACTCCTCAGCTTGTGAGAAGCACTGGACAGTGTCATCTGATTTCATGAGCAATGGACAAAGAGGCAGTTTAGATGAggcaaaaagacagagagaggttaGGGAGGTGGATAAGTCAGTGCAAACCGAGGACACACTTCACAAACCCGTCGGAAGTGAGAGTGTTGACAGCTTGTCCAGCATCCTGGCCCAAGAGAAGGAAGTGGCCCCCGGGACGTCACATGTGTGTTATTCTCCCTTCGGCAAGAGGCCATTAAATGAACTCATGGAATCTGAAGGAAAAACCCTATTATCCAAAAGGATAGGATCGCCCAAATCAGGCTTTACTAAGTGGACACTAACTAATGAAGTCACTTCTGAGTCAGATCGTATATCAGTTTCTGACCATTTTCAGGGAATATCTGGAgaattggaaaaggaaagaaaagatattcaagGGTTCGTTTTAGGAGAATCACCTGAATCAGAAGAAGATGCAGGTGATGCAATGGATGGACCAGGGCTTGATGTTGAAGCCGCATCATCTTCCTGTTCTACCTCGGGAGCATCGTCTGTCTGCAGTAATCCCCAGTCTTCCTCTGGGTTAGAGTATGGTAATGATACACGTGTTCCTACTGAAGTTATCCCAGCTGAACTGCATCATTCAGAACAAAGATTACAGGCTAAAACTTTACACAGGTTATATCTGCAGTCTGAGCCGCCAGAGTGTTCTGTAGGAGAAAATGATCTGGAGACCACCTCTCATGCCTTGAGCACTATGTTGAGAGCATCACATTTTAATGATCAGAGTAGCAGTGCAGTAGAATGTACTAAAGTTGTGAAAGGCATGACCAAAGTCTGTTCACTTCCTCAGTCAATATTTATGAAAGCTACGAAAGATGGGCAATGTGAAAGTCAAGATCCAAGAGTTGAGCTCACACTAAATCAGTCAGATTTCACATCATTAGTGGAGTCTCGGTCTGACTTGATCAAgaatggttttggttttgttaaaaGCACGTCATGGCACCATAGTGATCTGTTAAGGAGAAGTGGTGAAGAAAGGCTGAGAGCTAAATCAGAACATGAACAAAAGACCAACTATCAGCTACAAAAGACGATGCTGTCCTTAGAAAATAGAGGATCAGCCTCCACGCCTGATCTTACTGAAGGAAGTAACAATCCTGTGGGACTCAAGGCTGCTCCGTCGTTGTTGCCTAACCAGGTATCAGTTATCACCAAGCAGACCAGACCTGAAACGGCGCCAAGTGCTGTATCGGGACACTTGAGACCACATAGGACTGAGCCTACCTTAGCTACAGAAAATGTGGGTAATACAACAGGTTACGGGTCATCTGTAGGAAGACgggttggggaaggagaggaTACAACGTGGAAAACCAAGGAGGCAGCTGCTGCGAAAAGGACTTCACCACAAGTTTCCACCTCTTGGAGAAAATTAGATTTTGATTCTCCAAGTGGTTTTTCACCAGTAGAAAATTCTCGTCGTTCCGCAAATAgtaaattctctttctcttgtgaAAACATCCCAGTCCAAAACCAAAAAGTTGTGACGGAAACTGCAGTGCAGGAAGAGGTGCAGAAGCAGAGTCCCTGTCTTCATGCCGCAAATCCGGACTTGTCTGGGGTGGATGGGGAGAAACAACTTCCAGGCATGGAAGTGCCAGTGTCAGGAGCTTTTCCTGTTGAGGAAATGCCCTGTGGAAACACAGTTGGGTCTGATGGTGAGACCCTGGCCGTTTCAAAGGCCTCTCCTAGTGTACAGCAGAGCCCAAAGGAGACTCTGGAGCTGCCGTCTCCAGCGCCTGGCAGTGCTTCTCCTGAAGTTCTGGGCACGGCAAGTCCCGCTTTTTCATCAGCAATtggcagaaaagaggaagagccaCATGCTGTCCCCCAGAGTGGCCTTGCTGGTACTCTGTACTGTTACACAGGGATTCGGGAGGCGGGAGGCGGTGACACAGAGGTCGAGGAGAGTGAGGCTCCCAGCTGCAGTGAGGGCGAGAATGAGCCTGAAGCTGCGGTGGGGAGTGGGCAGCAAGGGGCTGTCAATGCCTCCAGAAAAGACAGCAGAGCTACAGGTGCTGCTGCCGCTGAGACCAGACCTTCCGCAGAGGTCGGGTATCTGACCTCAGCTCTGCAGGACTTTAACATCAGTACTTTTTCTGAGATAGACAGACTTTCGACATCTGAGGTGGTTATGTTTCTTGAAAGTTGTCAGTTAAGAGATTATAGTTCAGGGGACTCTGTTTCAGAATGTTCTAGCAAAGGAAccctaaagaaagaaatgaacaaagaattaAAGCAAAGTGAGATATTAGGAGAAAAGTACAGAAAGCAGCTCTGTGAAGAAGAAACACTTGAAACCTCCGAAGAGTGGTTGGAGTCAGAGGAAGATGACACGGGTCAGCTCGCTCAGTGTTCTTTGGAAACGCTGTCTGAGGTGCTCACCAAGCTTGGACAGGAACTTCAGACCAATCATGAGGACTCTAATGGAGAAGATTCTGGAAATTTCCTGCTCTTAAGTGTCCGTGACAGCATGACAAGGGAACACCTAGAAGAACAAGTCCCACCTCAGGAAACAGCTGGCTCCTCCTCACCCCCTTCAGTTCCACCCCCACCAGCAGTCTGCCTGGACACCCaggccccttctccctccagggGCACATCCACTAATAAAAACActcagggcagagctgagggTAACTCGGATGTGAGCGGGCCGATGGACAGTGGGGAAGAGGACATGTCAGAACCGGTGGGGCCCTCACCCCCGTGCTCCGACTCAGGAGCAGGACAGACAGCCCAGCACAGCACTGGTGGTGAGGCGGGAACGACATTTCAGTGTCAGATAGCAACAGTGACCTCCGAAGTCATAAATGTGCTAATAAATAAAGATCAGAATCTAGTCATTGAGAAGGGGGACAACTGGACCATCATAAACGGGGTAGCTCTCATGCCAAATGTGGACCAGGTTATACTGTGTAATGCTCCAGGAGACATGCCTGCTTCCCCAGatcaggaaggggagggagctggTTGCCTCTCAGTTACATCTGTGAAGTCCCCAGAGACCGATCACACTGGCCCTCCATTTGAGGAAACCCAGTGTGGCGGTAACCTTTCATGTACCCAAGAGGATATTTCAAGCAGTGGTCAGAGTACCAACTTTGATAAAAGTCGTTTGCGGAATAGACCTGTTAAGCCTAGTGTGAGGATTAGTTCTCAAATATATGATCAAAACTTTGAGTCGCAGATTGTTGCATCTGATCACACATATTATAACTGGAAACTTGAGCCATTTGGCAAAAATAAGAGTCGATCAAAGGTTTCAAACAAGGATCAATCAAACAAACTAGTAAAGACTTTAGCATCAAGCCGAGCTGAAACAAATCAGAGTGAAGTTTCTCAGTCACTTTCAGGGGAAAGAGGTAATGCAAAAACTCAGAGAAACCAAACTCAGACCATTTTAGCCAATGCTGACACATCTACTCCTACAGATTGTTCTGCTGACACGCTGAGTAAAATAcggcaggaggtggggcctccTCTGCCCCCCTTGCTCGCTCCTTTGATAGCTACGCCTCCAAGGACCTCACAAGCAGTTTCTCCTCTGATATCAAGTTCCAGTCCCTCCTCACCTACCTCTCCTGTTggccagatttctccactgtgtgAAATCCCAGTGCCTCCTATGATGTCTCCTTTGCCAGAAGATCTGGGGCGCTCCTCTCTTCCATGCGCTTCTCCTTCCCTATCCACTGCACCAGCAGGTGAGAGGATATTGTCATCTCCTTTGCAGTTTTGTGCTGTGACCCCAAAGCATGCCCTTCCAGTGCCTGGCCGACTCCCCGCCTTTGCATCTGCCCATACTGCTGTAGCAGGGCCCCAGGAGAATTCCGTTAAAATTCTTGACACCATGTACCCAGAGTTATCTGCCAGGGCCCGCACCCTCAACATCCTCAAAGGGAACATTCAGCTCACTCGAGGTCTGCCTGCCGACTGTAAGAATGTACCAGGGCCTGTCAGCGCTATAACAGGATTCAAAGCAATCACGTCAACATCAACCGCATTTGTTAAAACAGGGAGCAACTCTGGTGGTGACTGTAACCAGGATAAGTCAAGAGATTTGGGGACTCAGCAGGATTCAAGCGGGAAAAGGACGTTGTCAATGCCTACCCTGAGAAGTGCTAAAAGATTGTGCCTGGACACCGGGTCCCCAGAACCAGAAACCGGGAGCGTGCCTACAGAAGGAATCAACAAGAACCTCCGAAGGAACCTCCCTCCCGCTGAAGTAGTAACAACACAGGAGGAGAGAAGTTCTCTTCCGACTGTAAATACAGTTTCACACTTGCCTCTAAACCCAAAAGAAACTGTGGAGTCCCATGATAAAGCCATCGCTGATGCACTGAAGAAGATTGCAGAGTCATCTTTTGATCTGTTACCTGTCATTCGTAGTCATGTGTATGTGGGAAATATCTCCAAAAAGCCTGTAATGAGAGATCAAGAGAAAGAAGTTGTGTATGAATTTAGCACAACAAGGAAG CATTTAGCAGAGTGCTTGCTTCACTCTATTCTCTCAGAACTCAAAGTTCAGAAGACGTCTATGGAGCACAGTTACATGCACGCCCTCTGCCGAGTGTACGTGGGCATCTGTCGGCAGCTCGGAGACTTGGAGAGAGCTCGCTTGTTTTGTTACAGCCTGCTTAAGGAAG atTTTCCGGAGTCTGAAAAATTGACTTTGTTCATTGCAAACATGTGGCATGATGTATTTCTCTCTCAGTCGGTGATTAATAAAGCCATGCAGTTAGTTGCCAGACAGCGTGCTAAAGGAGAGGTTCTGAACTGTTTGAGAGCTTTTCTCAATTGGGAAAAG AATGCTCCTGTAGATGTTGGCTTCATGGTTTCTAAGCTGCTTTTGACCATACAGTTATGTCCAAACACAGAATTTCAGTCCAGTGAACGATTTGGTGAAGATCTAAGTGAAAACACTTGGGAGTACGTACTTGCCATTGATCTGCTCTGCTGCCATCAGAAGTGGGTCTGGACACACGATCACATCATAAG TAAGGAGCTGTGGCCTGTCATGGATAAGTGGATAAAGTACAGAAAGGGGCATGCAAACATCGCACACACTCCTGATGTTATCATAGCGTCAGTCCTCAGGCTGATTG GTCGTTTAGGCCAGTTGGGTTTGAAGGAAGGGTTTCCATCTGCTGTGAAAAACATCAGTTCGGTCATTGGTATGTTCATACAGCATGCCCAGGATGAAG ATATACCATGGGGTATACAGCTAGCAGCTGTGTACGCTCTTTGTGACTTGAGTCCCAGCAATCCAGCAGAAATATCCAAGATCCTAGAAGCTTGGCGCAGAGAGACCTCTCGCAGCGTTCCCTCTGCGGTGGTCAGCTCCCTGGAGGAAGTCAGTGCGTTGTGCGCGGAG